Genomic window (Verrucomicrobiota bacterium):
CGGGTGAGCACCATCAGGGCGGTGAAGTGGTGGTGCGGGTGGAAAACCTTACGCGCCTGAAACGGCTGCCGGGCAGCCAGGCGGTGCCGCTGCGGGGTATTACCCTGGAGATCCGGCGCGGCGAAATCCTGGGCTTGGCCGGCTTGGTAGGGGCAGGCCGAACCGAGATGGTGCGGGTCTTGTTCGGGGCCGACCCGTTCGAGAGCGGTCAGGTCTATTTTGAAGGACGGGCAGTGACCGTCTCGTCGCCCGCAGAGGCGATCGAACTGGGGATGGCGTTGGTTCCTGAAGACCGCAAACAGCAAGGGTTGTTTCTGACCCATTCCATCCGGATGAACCTGACCTTGCCGAGCTTGAAGAAGTTTCTTATCCCGCCCTTCTTCATCGACCAACGGGCTGAAAGCGAGCTCGTCGAGCAGTACCGCAAAGCCTTGAGCATTCGCATGGCCAACCAGGAAGTCATCGTTGGCACGCTGTCCGGCGGCAACCAGCAAAAGGTGATTTTGGCCCGCTGCATGGCCCTTAAACCCAAGTTGCTCATCGTCGATGAACCTACCCGCGGCATCGACATCGGCGCCAAAGCCGAGGTGCACCAACTGCTGCGCCAGTTAGCCCGCAACGGCACGGCGGTAGTCGTGGTGTCTTCGGAATTGCCCGAGGTCATCTCGCTCTGCGACCGGATCGTCACGGTGAAAGAGGGCCGCATTACCGGTGACATGCCGGCCCGGGAGGCCACCGAGGAAAAGCTGATGCAACGAATGGTGCTTGCCCAGGGTGAACAGCACGTCCAGGTTGCATCCCCCACCGCCTGATCGCAACCTCCCTGCCCGATTGTTTTCCTATATGGCTCAGCCTACCCCCGCCGCCACGACCGGCAAGGTCGTTGAACCGCCGCAAAGGCAACGCTTCGAATGGATCGGCTTCCTGCAAAAGTTCGGGGTTTTCATTTTCCTGATCCTGCTGATCCTCTTTTTCACATCCCAGAACCCGCGGTTTTTGTCGGTGCGCAACCTGTTCAATATCCTGACCGACGTCTCCATCTACGGCATCATGGCCGTAGGCATGACGCTGGTGATCCTCACCGCCGGGGTGGACCTGTCGGTTGGAGCAATCCTGGCGCTGGCGGCCATGTGCGGGGCCGGAGCCGTTAAGGGTACCGGCGAGTCGCGCTCCGAGACGCCGGACCCGCACAAGTTCGGGGGCTTGAGCTGGCTGATTGCGTTAGTGATCTGCATCGGGTTGGGCACCCTGGCCGGGTACATTCAAGGCAAAGTGAGCACGAAGTTCCGTATCCCGCCCTTCATCGTGACGCTGGGAGGCATGACGGTGTGGCGCGGCGCCACCCTCCTGATCGGGTCCGGTTCGCCCATCAGCGGTTTTGACCCGGGCTATACCTGGTGGGGCAACGGCTCGTTTCTCGGCGTGCCGGTGCCGGTACTGGTGTTTTTGGTGGTGGCCGTGAGCGGCTACATCGCCTTGCGCTACACCCCGTACGGCCGGCACGT
Coding sequences:
- a CDS encoding sugar ABC transporter ATP-binding protein, whose protein sequence is MSDDLLLKVDRVGKRFPGVVALDDVSLNVRRGEVHALLGENGAGKSTLLKILAGAQYQDSGQIDFDGKSLGRELPHERQRLGIVTVYQEFTLMPNMSVAENIFIGREPVRGKFLSWPTMIKEARAVAAKLDLRVDPLTPVYALSVAEQQMVEIARALTMNARLIILDEPTAALSDREVEKLHQIARDLKAQGISIIYVTHRLGEVKQVCDRLTVLRDGKYAGEADVKDVSIDQIVRMMVGRNVEYLAGEHHQGGEVVVRVENLTRLKRLPGSQAVPLRGITLEIRRGEILGLAGLVGAGRTEMVRVLFGADPFESGQVYFEGRAVTVSSPAEAIELGMALVPEDRKQQGLFLTHSIRMNLTLPSLKKFLIPPFFIDQRAESELVEQYRKALSIRMANQEVIVGTLSGGNQQKVILARCMALKPKLLIVDEPTRGIDIGAKAEVHQLLRQLARNGTAVVVVSSELPEVISLCDRIVTVKEGRITGDMPAREATEEKLMQRMVLAQGEQHVQVASPTA
- a CDS encoding ABC transporter permease, with amino-acid sequence MAQPTPAATTGKVVEPPQRQRFEWIGFLQKFGVFIFLILLILFFTSQNPRFLSVRNLFNILTDVSIYGIMAVGMTLVILTAGVDLSVGAILALAAMCGAGAVKGTGESRSETPDPHKFGGLSWLIALVICIGLGTLAGYIQGKVSTKFRIPPFIVTLGGMTVWRGATLLIGSGSPISGFDPGYTWWGNGSFLGVPVPVLVFLVVAVSGYIALRYTPYGRHVYAAGGNPEAARLTGLRVDRVLTSVYAIMGCLAGLAGFIQSARLSSAEATAGLGYELTVIASVVIGGTSLMGGLGGIAGTVVGTILIGVLLNGLVIMNVNPYYQQIIIGIIIVLAVGFDTYAKSRRGRR